A segment of the Streptomyces sp. NBC_00376 genome:
GCGGGTGATCGAGGTGATCCGGGATTCCGTGCAGCGGCGTGGCTATCCGCCCTCGATGCGGGAGATCGGTCAGGCGGTGGGCCTGTCCAGCACGTCCTCCGTCGCCCATCAGCTGATGGCCCTGGAGCGGAAGGGCTTCCTGCGCCGCGACCCGCACCGCCCGCGGGCGTACGAGGTCCGGGGTTCGGACCAGCCCAGTTCGCAGCCCACCGACACCACCGGCAAGCCCGCGGCGTCGTACGTGCCGCTGGTCGGCCGGATCGCCGCCGGCGGCCCGATCCTCGCCGAGGAGTCGGTCGAGGACGTCTTCCCGCTCCCCCGCCAGCTCGTCGGTGACGGCGAGCTGTTCGTGCTCAAGGTCGTCGGTGACTCGATGATCGAGGCGGCGATCTGCGACGGCGACTGGGTCACCGTGCGCCGCCAGCCCGTCGCGGAGAACGGCGACATCGTGGCGGCCATGCTGGACGGCGAGGCCACGGTCAAGCGCTTCAAGCGGGAGGACGGCCATGTCTGGCTGCTCCCGCACAACTCCGCGTACCAGCCGATCCCGGGCGACGAGGCGACCATCCTCGGCAAGGTGGTGGCCGTGCTGCGGCGGGTGTGAAACCCGCCGTCTCCGACCGGGCCCCGGGATCCACTGCGCCGATCCCGGGGCCCTGCCCGTGCCGCCAGGCCTCCGAGGTGGAGCCGGGCACCCGAAGCGGACTACTTGCCGTCGGCCTTGGCCGCCGCGTCGATCGCCGCGAGTGAGCGGCGCGCCTGGTTCCGGTCGGTGGTGTACCAGAAGTCGGGCAGCGAGGCCCGGAGATAGCTGCCGTACCGGGCGTTGGCCAGGCGCGGATCGAGGACGGCGACCACGCCCTTGTCGCCCGTGGCCCGGACCAGCCGGCCCGCTCCCTGGGCCATCAGCAGCGCGGCGTGCGTCGCCGCGACGGCCATGAATCCATTGCCGCCCGCTTCCTCGACCGCCTTCTGGCGCGCGCTCATCAGCGGATCGTCGGGGCGGGGGAACGGGATCCGGTCCATGATCACCAGCTGGCAGCTGGCGCCCGGCACATCGACGCCCTGCCAGAGCGACAGCGTGCCGAAGAGGCAGGTCTCGGGATCGGCGGCGAAGTTCTTGATCAGCTCGCCCAGCGTCTCCTCGCCCTGCAGCAGGATCGGCTTGTCCAGCCTGCCGCGCAGCTCCTCCGCGGCGGCCTGGGCCGCCCGCATCGAGGAGAACAGCCCGAGGGTGCGCCCGCCCGCCGCCTCCACCAGCTCGGCGAGCTCGTCCAGCATGTCGGTGCGGGAGCTCTCCCGCCCCGGTGTGGCCAGATGCCTGGCGACGTACAGGATGCCCTGCTTCGGGTAGTCGAACGGTGAGCCGACGTCGAGCCCCTTCCACTGCGGAAGGTCGTCGCCCGCGGTGCCTTCGGGAGCCAGGCCGAGCGAGGCCCCCACCCCGTTGAAGTCCCCGCCGAGTTTGAGCGTGGCGGAGGTCAGGACGACGGACCGCTCGGTGAAGAGCTTCTCCCGCAGCAGCCCCGAGACGGAGAGCGGTGCGACCCGCAGGGAAGCGCCGAAGCGGTCATGGCGCTCGTACCAGACGACGTCGTACTCCGAGCCCTGGGTGATCCGCTCGGCGACGCCGTGGATCGTCTCCACCGATGCCAGGGCCTGCTTGCGGACGGCGTCCTCGTCCTGCACGGACTTGTCGCGCGTGGCACCAAGGGCCGAGATCACGGTGCGCGCTGCGTCGCGCAGCGCCAGCAGTGCGTAGCCGAGATCCTCGGGGACCTCTTCCAGGCGGCCGGGGAGCGCCAGCTCCATGACCCGTTCGAAACCCTCCGACGCACTCTGCAGCGCGTCGGCGGCCTTCTCATTGACCAGCTTCGCCGCCCGGCGCACCGCCCTGTTGACCTGACCGGGGGTGAGCTCGCCGGTGGCCACTCCGGTGACCCTGGAGACCAGCTCATGGGCCTCGTCGACGATCAGCACCTCGTGCTGCGGGAGCACCGGCGCGCCCTCGATGGCGTCGATGGCGAGGAGGGCGTGATTGGTGACGACGACATCGGCGAGCTTGGCCCGCTCCCGGGCGAGCTCGGCGAAGCACTCCGCGCCGTACGCGCACTTGCTGGCGCCCAGACATTCGCGGGACGAGACGGAGACCTGTGCCCAGGCACGGTCGGAGACTCCGGGCGTGAGGTCGTCGCGGTCACCGGACTCGGTGTCGTCGGACCAGTCCCGCAGCCGCAGCAGGTCCTGACCGAGCTTGCTCGACGGGGCGGCGGCCTCGAACTGGTCGAAGAGCCCCTCCTCCTCGTCCTGCGGCACCCCTTCGTGGAGCCGGTGCAGACAGAGGTAGTTGGACCGCCCCTTGAGCATGGCGAAATTGGGGCGCCGGCGCAGCAGCGGATGCAGTGCGTCGACCGTGCGCGGAAGATCGCGCTCCACGAGCTGGCGCTGGAGCGCAAGCGTCGCCGTGGCCACCACGACCCGCTCCCCGTGCGCCAGCGCGGGCACCAGGTAGCCGAGGGACTTGCCCGTGCCGGTGCCGGCCTGGACGAGCAGATGGGAATTGTCGTCGACGGCCGCTGCGACGGCCTCGGCCATGGCGGCCTGACCAGGTCGTTCCGTACCGCCGACGGCGGTCACGGCGGCGTGCAGGAGCTCGGGGAGGGATGGCTTCGTCATAGCCCGACCAGCGTACGGGGCGTCACTGACAACAGGGTCACTCCCGGACACCGGCGGCGGGGTGGAGCGGGTTGGGAACGGTCCCGTGGATGGCCGCGTGCGGGCGCTTGGGGCGGTCCCGGTATCCGTCGACGTGCAGGCGGTTGCGGTTCAGACAGAGGCGTTCAATGCGGGGTGTCAGCAGGTCGAACATCTCGAACCGCTCCTTGAGCTCGGGAAAGCGGGCGTGATGGCGCAGGATCTCGGCGCGGACGAGTGACCAGAAATCGGCCTCCGGGACCCCCAGCTGTTCCTCGCACAGCGGGGAGAGGAAGCGGAACACGCCGATGAACAGTCCGGAGTGGATGAACTGGGTGAGGAAGGAGGGTTCCTCGGTGAGCAGGGTCCGGCGGACGTCCTCGGGCATCGTCTCGTGCTCCGGCAGCGGGCGGGCGCTGATGTTGACGTCGTCGACGAAGTCCTTGATCGCCAGGCGCACCGGTACGTCCTGGTCGTCGAAGACCACGATGGCGTTCTCGCCGTGCGGGGAGAAGACCGTGCCGTACCGGTAGAGGAAGTGCAGCAGCGGCGGCAGCAGCGCGGCGAAGAGGTGCGTCAGCCAGACGGTGGGGGTCAGCCCGGAGCGGGCGACGAGCTCGGCCGTGAAGGCGCGGCCCCGCGGATCGGTGTGGAGCAGCGAGGCGAGGGTCCGGGCCCGCTCGCCCGGTGCGAGCCGCGGCTGGACGGGTTCGCGCCAGATCGCGCCGAGGATCTCCTTGAACTGGTACGGGGCCTCGGGAAGGTAGTCGTAAAGCGGATGCTCGACCGTCACCGAGGCCACTTCGCCGAGCAGGATGACCCGGCAGGTGTCCCGCAGGAAGGCGTCCTGGTCGCGCAGGCCGTGGACCCAGGCGGTGACGGCGGGGGCGGCGAGGGTGCGTTCGGTGGGCAGTCCGCGCCAGACCAGCGTGTTGAGGATCGACAGGGGCAGCTTGACGGTGTGCCGGTCGGGGCGGGCCACGTTGCTGAAGGTGCGGATGGACTGCTGCGGCAGTCTGAGGTCCGGGTCGGAGTGGAGCGCGACGATGTCACCGGCGGCAATGGCGGGGGCGAAGACCGGAACGATCCATTCGTCCCACTGCCAGGGATGCACGGGAAGGAAGAGGTAGCTGCCGGGATCGAGGCCGCGGGTACGGAGCGCGGCGGCGAAGGATTCACGGACCGGCGGGTCGAGCTCCTGCGTGTACAGCTGCTCCGGGCCGGCCAGGGCGGCCACTCCGCGGTAGGCGGCGATCCTCGTGGAGACCGCGATCCACGGCAGCGTGAGGGGCCTGCGGGCCTCGGGGGTGTGGCGGGCGGCGTCGGCGGCGGAGAACCCTAGTCGGCCTTTGTTGGCGACGAGCCAGGGGTGGCCGGTCTGGTGGCCTTCCAGCTCGGCGTAGTCGAGCTCGGCCAGGCGGGCGGCGGGGAGCGCGGTGTGATCGAGCCGGGCGTCGGCAGTGAGGGTGGTGGTGATCTCCCGGATGAGGTGTCCGAGGGTGGCGCCGTCGATGTCGAGGAGACGGCGGGCGCGGACGAGGAACTGGAGCGGATCGCGGAAGGGCACTGCCCCGGCGCCCGGCCCGGTGGCCGGGCCGCCGTCGGGCCTCGCGTCGTCCGGCGTCCCGGGGGCGCTCCCCGGCATTTCCAGAATCGAGTCCGGGACGACGCGCCAGCTTCCGTACACGCCCCGCCGGGCACGGAAGACGAGGGTTTTCCCGTCGTCGAGAGCGAGGGTGTACGTATCGTCTCCGCCGGCCTGCGCGACCGGTTCGATGACTTCTTCGTAGGCGAATTGGCCGAGCATCTTCGCGAGCAGTCGGGCGGCGGCTCCGTCCCAGACCGTCCGGTTCAGTTCTGGCGTACTGAGCAGCTCGGCGGACTCCGCTGAATCATGGCTCGCGGGATATTTCGGCACGGGGACTCCTCGGGACGGAACCGATGGGGTTCGAGCGGGGTGAATGAGGCAGCGGTTCGTTCACAGTTGGGCACGATGGATTCGTTCGCGGACCATCAGAGCGGCCCTTTTTTCGGGAAGTTCGAGTTCTGCGGAGAAGCGGAAACCGGCACTCAGAAATGCTGAGACGGATGGGGTGTTGCGCAGATCGGGCTCGGCGACAACGCGGGCGCACCGGGGGCGGTTGTCGAGCACGAGGTCGGCGACGGCCCGCAACAGGGTGGTGCCGACGCCGTGTCCGCGGTTGTGCACACCACCGATGAGCAGGTGGATTCCGGTGTCCTGCGGACGGGCCGGGTAGTGACGTGCCAGCGGGTCGAGATCGGCCCGGTAGATCTCCCAGTAGCTCATGGGGATGCCCGCCAGCACGCCGAGACAGGGGACGCTGCGCCCGTCGCCCTCCAGCTGGGGGCGCAGATGGGCGGCCGTGACGGCTTCCGGTCCGGCGAGCTCCCAGAAGGCCGTGACGGCCGGGTCGTTCATCCAGCGGGTCAGTACGGCGAGATCGCGTTCGAGCCGTACGGGGACCAGTTGGAAGACTCCGGCCGGGGTGGCGACCGGTCGCCAGTCGGCCGGGTGGTCGAGCAGGTCGGAGGCGGCCGCCCTGCTGATGGCCGGGCGGGCGCGCGCCGCCGGGCCCGCGCCGCCCGGGACGGACGACGCGGGTGACGCGAGCGCGCCGGGCGGCAGGTGCGGTGCTTCGGTGTCCGGGGGGTCTTCCCCGAACAGCGCGAGGACTTCTTCGGAGAGCTCCAGGTCCAGGGTGTCCTCGGCACCTGTGTCGGCCTGCGGGGCAGGGCCGGTCCCGGCGTCGGTGTGCGCATCGGCGGGAGCCACGGTGTCGCTCTCCTCTCGGCGGTTCAGGCGGTAATCATGTTCCTTCAGGCACACAGGGGGTTGGCAATGGTCACGTAGACGGACTGGGTGTCGACGGGGCCGACCAGTTCGTCCAGGCCGTGCATCCGGGTCAGCAGGTTGGCCTTGCACCGCAGGTGGGTCATTTCCAGCAGGTGCGTGGGGAGCGGGGAGCCCATGGCGGCGGCCGGACCGAGGAACCGGCGGAAGGCCGCGACGAGTACCCGTTCGTCGGCGAGGTGCTGGGCGCCGAACGCTCCGATCAGGCCGAACACATTGTTGATGCCGAGGTAGTAGGCGAAGCGTTCATCGGTGACCTCGTCGGAGACGAAGGTGTCGCTGACCGATCCGATGCCTGCGAGCCGGTGCTCCAGCGCCGCGCGGTGGGACTCGCGGAAGTAATAGCCCTGGTTGTCGCGGTAGCGGCCGCCGACGGGCCAGCCCGCGGGGTCGAGCAGTACAAGGGTGTTCTGCTGGTGGGCTTCGAGGGCGATGCCTGCGTGGGCGTCGAGCCAGAGCACGGGGCCCACCACGCGGTCCAGATAGCGCAGGAACCACTCGGCGGCGACCGCGCCCACGGTCCGTCCGGTGGTGGCGGCCAGGGAGAGAACGATGCGGGCGAGGCGTGAGTGCATGCCCGTCCTGCCGGGCCACGGGCGGGGGGAGGTCAGGGCCGCGATGCAGACCGCGTCGTCGAGCGGCCCGAACGGATTGTGGCGGAGCATCACATCGAGTCCCTGGACGGGTTCGCCGTCCGGGCCGTCGA
Coding sequences within it:
- a CDS encoding IucA/IucC family protein, with translation MPKYPASHDSAESAELLSTPELNRTVWDGAAARLLAKMLGQFAYEEVIEPVAQAGGDDTYTLALDDGKTLVFRARRGVYGSWRVVPDSILEMPGSAPGTPDDARPDGGPATGPGAGAVPFRDPLQFLVRARRLLDIDGATLGHLIREITTTLTADARLDHTALPAARLAELDYAELEGHQTGHPWLVANKGRLGFSAADAARHTPEARRPLTLPWIAVSTRIAAYRGVAALAGPEQLYTQELDPPVRESFAAALRTRGLDPGSYLFLPVHPWQWDEWIVPVFAPAIAAGDIVALHSDPDLRLPQQSIRTFSNVARPDRHTVKLPLSILNTLVWRGLPTERTLAAPAVTAWVHGLRDQDAFLRDTCRVILLGEVASVTVEHPLYDYLPEAPYQFKEILGAIWREPVQPRLAPGERARTLASLLHTDPRGRAFTAELVARSGLTPTVWLTHLFAALLPPLLHFLYRYGTVFSPHGENAIVVFDDQDVPVRLAIKDFVDDVNISARPLPEHETMPEDVRRTLLTEEPSFLTQFIHSGLFIGVFRFLSPLCEEQLGVPEADFWSLVRAEILRHHARFPELKERFEMFDLLTPRIERLCLNRNRLHVDGYRDRPKRPHAAIHGTVPNPLHPAAGVRE
- a CDS encoding GNAT family N-acetyltransferase, encoding MAPADAHTDAGTGPAPQADTGAEDTLDLELSEEVLALFGEDPPDTEAPHLPPGALASPASSVPGGAGPAARARPAISRAAASDLLDHPADWRPVATPAGVFQLVPVRLERDLAVLTRWMNDPAVTAFWELAGPEAVTAAHLRPQLEGDGRSVPCLGVLAGIPMSYWEIYRADLDPLARHYPARPQDTGIHLLIGGVHNRGHGVGTTLLRAVADLVLDNRPRCARVVAEPDLRNTPSVSAFLSAGFRFSAELELPEKRAALMVRERIHRAQL
- a CDS encoding ATP-dependent DNA helicase, which translates into the protein MTKPSLPELLHAAVTAVGGTERPGQAAMAEAVAAAVDDNSHLLVQAGTGTGKSLGYLVPALAHGERVVVATATLALQRQLVERDLPRTVDALHPLLRRRPNFAMLKGRSNYLCLHRLHEGVPQDEEEGLFDQFEAAAPSSKLGQDLLRLRDWSDDTESGDRDDLTPGVSDRAWAQVSVSSRECLGASKCAYGAECFAELARERAKLADVVVTNHALLAIDAIEGAPVLPQHEVLIVDEAHELVSRVTGVATGELTPGQVNRAVRRAAKLVNEKAADALQSASEGFERVMELALPGRLEEVPEDLGYALLALRDAARTVISALGATRDKSVQDEDAVRKQALASVETIHGVAERITQGSEYDVVWYERHDRFGASLRVAPLSVSGLLREKLFTERSVVLTSATLKLGGDFNGVGASLGLAPEGTAGDDLPQWKGLDVGSPFDYPKQGILYVARHLATPGRESSRTDMLDELAELVEAAGGRTLGLFSSMRAAQAAAEELRGRLDKPILLQGEETLGELIKNFAADPETCLFGTLSLWQGVDVPGASCQLVIMDRIPFPRPDDPLMSARQKAVEEAGGNGFMAVAATHAALLMAQGAGRLVRATGDKGVVAVLDPRLANARYGSYLRASLPDFWYTTDRNQARRSLAAIDAAAKADGK
- the lexA gene encoding transcriptional repressor LexA, with the protein product MTTTADSATITAQDRSQSRFEPVHAMNDSVTNMEGPEPRPARSLPGRPPGIRADSSGLTDRQRRVIEVIRDSVQRRGYPPSMREIGQAVGLSSTSSVAHQLMALERKGFLRRDPHRPRAYEVRGSDQPSSQPTDTTGKPAASYVPLVGRIAAGGPILAEESVEDVFPLPRQLVGDGELFVLKVVGDSMIEAAICDGDWVTVRRQPVAENGDIVAAMLDGEATVKRFKREDGHVWLLPHNSAYQPIPGDEATILGKVVAVLRRV